Proteins from one Enterobacter bugandensis genomic window:
- the nudF gene encoding ADP-ribose diphosphatase produces the protein MQKPEKLPVTFAKNDVEIIARETLYSGFFSMDLYRFRHRLFNGEMSGEIRREIFERGHAAVLLPFDPVRDEVVLVEQIRIAAYDTSESPWLLEMVAGMIEEGESVEDVARREALEEAGLVVGRTKPVLSYLASPGGTSERLSIMVGEVDATTAEGIHGLADENEDIRVHVVSREQAYQWVEEGKIDNAASVIALQWLQLHYQTLRNEWKK, from the coding sequence ATGCAAAAACCAGAAAAGTTGCCCGTGACATTCGCCAAAAACGATGTAGAAATTATTGCACGAGAAACGCTTTATAGCGGTTTTTTTTCGATGGATCTTTACCGTTTCAGGCATCGCCTGTTCAACGGTGAAATGAGCGGCGAAATCAGACGTGAAATTTTTGAGCGCGGGCATGCGGCTGTCTTGCTACCCTTTGACCCAGTGCGTGACGAAGTCGTGCTGGTGGAGCAGATCCGCATTGCCGCGTATGACACCAGTGAAAGCCCGTGGCTGCTGGAGATGGTGGCAGGGATGATCGAAGAGGGCGAGTCGGTTGAAGACGTCGCCCGTCGCGAGGCGCTGGAAGAGGCCGGGCTGGTGGTAGGCCGCACAAAACCGGTGTTGAGCTATCTGGCGAGTCCGGGTGGCACCAGCGAACGCTTATCCATTATGGTGGGCGAAGTGGACGCCACGACCGCAGAAGGTATTCACGGTCTGGCTGATGAAAACGAAGATATTCGGGTTCATGTGGTGAGCCGGGAACAGGCTTATCAGTGGGTAGAAGAGGGGAAAATCGACAACGCAGCGTCTGTCATCGCCCTGCAATGGCTGCAGCTGCATTATCAGACATTACGAAACGAGTGGAAAAAATGA
- the tolC gene encoding outer membrane channel protein TolC: MKKLLPILIGLSLTGFSAMSQAENLLQVYQQARLGNPDLRKSAADRDAAFEKINEARSPLLPQLGLGADYTYSNGFRDANGVNSNATSASLQLTQTLFDMSKWRALTLQEKSAGIQDVTYQTDQQTLILNTATAYFNVLSAIDALSYTEAQKQAIYRQLDQTTQRFNVGLVAITDVQNARSQYDTVLANEVTARNNLDNALESLRQVTGNYYPELASLNVDSFKTDKPQAVNALLKEAENRNLTLLQARLSQDLAREQIRQAQDGHLPTLSLSASTGVSDTTYSGSKTNSAQYDDSNMGQNKVGLSFSLPLYQGGQVNSQVKQAQYNFVGASEQLESAHRNVVQTVRSSFNNVNASISSINAYKQAVVSAQSSLDAMEAGYSVGTRTIVDVLDATTTLYNAKQQLSSARYQYLINQLNIKQALGTLNEQDLQMLNSALGKPVSTSPDSVAPENPEQVAAVDNFNANGSAPAAQPAAARSTAPASSGSNPFRN, translated from the coding sequence ATGAAGAAATTGCTCCCCATCCTTATCGGCCTGAGCCTGACGGGCTTCAGTGCAATGAGCCAGGCGGAAAACCTGTTACAGGTCTACCAGCAGGCACGTCTGGGCAACCCTGATTTACGTAAATCAGCGGCCGATCGTGATGCTGCGTTTGAAAAGATTAACGAAGCGCGTAGCCCACTGCTGCCGCAGTTAGGTTTAGGTGCAGATTATACCTACAGCAACGGTTTCCGCGACGCTAACGGCGTTAACTCCAATGCTACCAGCGCCTCACTGCAATTAACACAGACGCTGTTTGATATGTCCAAATGGCGCGCCCTGACCCTGCAGGAAAAGAGCGCGGGCATCCAGGATGTGACCTATCAGACCGACCAGCAAACGCTGATCCTGAATACTGCCACCGCGTACTTCAACGTGCTGAGCGCCATTGACGCGCTCTCCTACACCGAAGCGCAGAAACAGGCCATTTACCGTCAGTTAGATCAAACCACCCAGCGCTTCAACGTGGGTCTGGTGGCGATCACCGACGTGCAGAACGCCCGTTCACAGTACGACACCGTGCTGGCCAACGAAGTGACCGCGCGTAACAACCTCGACAACGCGCTGGAATCCCTGCGCCAGGTGACCGGGAATTACTATCCTGAGCTGGCTTCCCTGAACGTCGACAGCTTCAAAACGGATAAGCCGCAGGCCGTTAACGCCCTGCTGAAAGAGGCGGAAAACCGCAACCTGACGTTGCTGCAGGCGCGTCTGAGCCAGGACCTGGCCCGCGAGCAAATTCGTCAGGCGCAGGACGGCCATCTGCCAACCCTGAGCCTGAGCGCGTCCACCGGCGTTTCTGACACGACCTACAGCGGCTCTAAAACCAATTCTGCCCAGTATGACGACAGCAATATGGGTCAGAACAAAGTGGGCCTGAGCTTCTCTCTGCCACTGTACCAGGGCGGTCAGGTCAACTCTCAGGTGAAACAGGCGCAGTACAACTTTGTTGGCGCGAGCGAGCAGTTGGAAAGCGCGCACCGCAACGTGGTGCAGACCGTGCGTTCGTCCTTCAACAACGTGAACGCGTCTATCAGTAGCATCAACGCCTATAAACAGGCCGTTGTGTCTGCACAGAGCTCCCTGGACGCGATGGAAGCCGGTTACTCCGTTGGTACCCGCACCATCGTTGACGTGCTGGACGCGACCACCACGCTCTACAACGCGAAACAGCAGCTCTCCAGCGCACGTTATCAGTACCTGATTAACCAGCTGAACATTAAGCAGGCTCTGGGTACGCTGAACGAGCAAGACCTGCAGATGCTGAACAGCGCGCTGGGCAAACCGGTCTCTACCTCGCCGGACAGCGTTGCGCCGGAGAACCCGGAGCAGGTTGCCGCCGTTGATAACTTCAACGCTAACGGCAGCGCCCCTGCCGCACAGCCAGCGGCCGCGCGTAGCACGGCACCTGCAAGCAGCGGTTCTAACCCGTTCCGTAACTAA
- a CDS encoding DUF1190 family protein — protein sequence MKRTKTINHASFRKSWNARHLTPVALAVTAVFMLAGCEKNDETVSLYQNADDCSAATGQAAECKTAYTNALKEAERTAPKYASREDCVAEFGEGQCQQTPAQAGTAPENQAQAQSSGSFWMPLMAGYMMGRLMGGGAGYQQQPLFSSKNPASPAYGQYTDASGKGYGAATPGRTVTVPKTAMAPKPATTSTITRGGFGESVAKQTSMQRSATGTSTRSMGG from the coding sequence ATGAAACGGACAAAAACGATCAATCACGCGTCGTTCCGCAAAAGCTGGAACGCACGTCATCTCACCCCTGTTGCGCTGGCAGTAACCGCGGTCTTTATGCTGGCAGGCTGTGAGAAAAACGACGAAACGGTTTCGCTGTATCAAAACGCGGACGACTGCTCCGCAGCAACCGGCCAGGCAGCAGAATGTAAAACCGCCTACACCAACGCCCTGAAAGAAGCGGAACGCACCGCGCCGAAATACGCCTCACGCGAAGACTGCGTGGCGGAATTTGGTGAAGGACAGTGTCAGCAGACGCCAGCTCAGGCAGGTACTGCGCCGGAGAATCAGGCGCAGGCGCAGTCCAGCGGCAGCTTCTGGATGCCATTAATGGCAGGCTACATGATGGGCCGCCTGATGGGCGGCGGTGCGGGCTATCAGCAGCAACCGCTGTTTAGCTCGAAAAACCCGGCCAGCCCGGCTTATGGTCAATATACCGATGCCAGCGGCAAAGGCTATGGCGCAGCGACCCCGGGCCGCACCGTGACCGTCCCGAAAACCGCGATGGCACCGAAGCCTGCGACCACCAGCACCATCACCCGCGGTGGGTTCGGTGAGTCTGTGGCGAAACAGACCAGCATGCAGCGTAGTGCAACAGGCACTTCCACTCGCTCAATGGGCGGCTGA
- a CDS encoding glutathionylspermidine synthase family protein produces MERVGITERPDWREKATEYGFNFHTMYGEPYWCEDAYYKLTLDQVEKLEEVTAELHQMCLKVVDKVIDSDELMTKFRIPKHTWSFVRQSWKTNQPSLYSRLDLAWDGVGEPKLLENNADTPTSLYEAAFFQWIWLEDQMNAGNLPEGSDQFNSLQEKLIERFAELREQFGFNLLHLACCRDTEEDRGTVQYLQDCAAEAEVATEFLYIEDIGLGEKGQFTDMQDQVISNLFKLYPWEYMLREMFSTKLEDAGVRWLEPAWKSIISNKALLPMLWEMFPNHPNLLPAYFAEDEFPPMEKYVVKPIFSREGANVSIIENGKTLEAVEGPYGEEGMIVQEFYQLPKFGDSYTLIGSWLINDQPAGIGIREDRALITQDLSRFYPHIFVE; encoded by the coding sequence ATGGAACGAGTCGGTATTACCGAGCGCCCGGACTGGCGCGAAAAAGCCACTGAATACGGTTTTAACTTCCACACCATGTACGGCGAACCGTACTGGTGTGAAGATGCTTACTACAAACTGACGCTCGACCAGGTGGAAAAACTGGAAGAGGTGACGGCCGAGCTGCACCAGATGTGCCTGAAGGTGGTGGATAAAGTCATCGACAGTGACGAGCTGATGACTAAATTCCGTATTCCGAAGCACACCTGGAGTTTCGTCCGTCAGTCGTGGAAAACGAATCAGCCTTCGCTTTACTCTCGCCTCGATCTGGCGTGGGATGGCGTGGGTGAGCCGAAGCTTTTAGAAAACAACGCGGATACGCCGACCTCTCTTTACGAAGCGGCATTCTTCCAGTGGATTTGGCTGGAAGATCAGATGAACGCCGGAAACCTGCCGGAAGGTAGCGACCAGTTCAACAGCCTGCAGGAAAAGCTGATTGAGCGTTTCGCCGAACTGCGGGAGCAGTTTGGCTTCAATCTGCTGCATCTTGCCTGCTGTCGCGACACGGAGGAAGACAGGGGCACGGTTCAGTATCTGCAGGACTGCGCGGCCGAAGCGGAAGTGGCGACTGAATTCCTCTATATCGAGGATATCGGCCTGGGGGAAAAAGGTCAGTTTACGGATATGCAGGATCAGGTGATCAGCAACCTGTTCAAGCTCTATCCGTGGGAATACATGCTGCGTGAAATGTTCTCCACCAAGCTGGAAGACGCGGGCGTGCGCTGGCTGGAACCGGCGTGGAAGAGCATTATCTCCAATAAAGCCCTGCTGCCGATGCTGTGGGAGATGTTCCCGAACCACCCTAACCTGTTGCCAGCTTACTTTGCCGAAGATGAGTTCCCGCCGATGGAGAAATACGTCGTTAAGCCTATCTTTTCCCGCGAAGGCGCGAACGTCTCCATTATCGAAAACGGTAAAACGCTGGAAGCGGTTGAAGGGCCATACGGTGAAGAAGGGATGATCGTCCAGGAGTTTTATCAACTTCCGAAATTTGGCGACAGCTATACGCTGATCGGCAGCTGGCTTATTAACGATCAACCTGCCGGGATTGGTATTCGCGAAGATCGCGCGTTGATTACGCAGGATCTGTCACGGTTCTATCCGCATATTTTTGTTGAATAA
- the ygiD gene encoding 4,5-DOPA-extradiol-dioxygenase → MSSSRMPALFLGHGSPMNVLEDNVYTRAWRHLGETLPRPKAIVVVSAHWFTRGTGVTAMEAPKTIHDFGGFPQALYDTHYPAPGSPALAQRLVELLAPVPVALDKEAWGFDHGSWGVLIKMYPDADIPMVQLSIDSTKPAAWHLEMGRKLATLRDEGIMLVASGNVVHNLRTARWHGENTPYPWASAFNAYVKANLTWQGPVEKHPLVNYLDHEGGSLSNPTPEHFLPLLYVLGAWDGQEPVTIPVDGIEMGSLSMLSVQVG, encoded by the coding sequence ATGTCTTCTTCTCGTATGCCTGCACTGTTTTTAGGCCACGGCAGCCCAATGAACGTTCTGGAAGACAACGTTTATACCCGCGCCTGGCGTCATCTGGGGGAGACATTGCCGCGTCCGAAGGCGATTGTGGTGGTGTCTGCGCACTGGTTTACCCGTGGTACCGGCGTGACGGCCATGGAAGCGCCTAAAACCATTCATGATTTCGGCGGCTTCCCGCAGGCGCTGTATGATACGCATTATCCGGCTCCCGGCTCGCCTGCGCTGGCACAGCGGCTGGTAGAGTTGCTCGCACCTGTTCCAGTGGCGCTGGATAAAGAAGCCTGGGGATTTGACCACGGCTCGTGGGGCGTGCTGATTAAGATGTACCCTGATGCAGATATTCCGATGGTGCAGTTAAGCATCGACAGCACTAAACCGGCGGCCTGGCATCTGGAAATGGGCCGCAAACTGGCGACCCTGCGTGATGAGGGCATCATGCTGGTGGCAAGCGGCAACGTGGTGCATAACCTGCGTACGGCGCGCTGGCACGGTGAGAACACGCCATACCCGTGGGCGAGCGCTTTTAACGCTTACGTCAAAGCGAACCTGACCTGGCAAGGCCCGGTTGAGAAGCATCCGTTAGTGAACTATCTGGATCACGAAGGCGGTTCGCTCTCTAACCCGACGCCGGAGCACTTCCTGCCGCTGCTGTATGTGTTAGGTGCATGGGACGGTCAGGAGCCGGTTACCATTCCGGTTGACGGCATTGAGATGGGCAGTTTGAGTATGCTGTCGGTGCAGGTGGGGTAA
- the zupT gene encoding zinc transporter ZupT, protein MSVPLILTVLAGAATFIGAFLGVLGQKPSNRLLAFSLGFAAGIMLLISLMEMLPAALHTEGMSPVLGYGMFIVGLLGYFALDRMLPHAHPQDLMQKSVTPIPGNIKRTAILLTLGISLHNFPEGVATYVTASSNLEMGFGVALAVALHNIPEGLAVAGPVYAATGSKRTAVFWAGISGMAEILGGVLAWLILGSLVSPVVMAAIMAAVAGIMVALSVDELMPLAKEIDPNNNPSYGVLCGMSVMGLSLVLLQTAGIG, encoded by the coding sequence ATGTCAGTACCCTTAATTTTGACCGTGCTTGCGGGTGCCGCGACCTTTATCGGTGCGTTCCTCGGCGTGCTCGGGCAAAAACCGTCTAATCGTCTTCTGGCGTTCTCGCTGGGCTTCGCCGCTGGGATCATGCTGCTTATCTCGCTGATGGAGATGCTGCCAGCAGCGCTTCACACCGAGGGAATGTCTCCGGTTCTGGGCTACGGCATGTTCATCGTTGGTCTGCTGGGCTATTTTGCGCTCGACCGCATGCTGCCCCACGCCCACCCTCAGGATTTGATGCAAAAAAGCGTTACTCCAATCCCCGGCAACATCAAGCGCACGGCGATCCTGCTGACGCTGGGTATCAGCCTGCACAACTTCCCGGAAGGTGTCGCCACGTATGTCACGGCCAGCAGCAATCTGGAAATGGGATTTGGTGTCGCGCTGGCGGTAGCCTTACACAATATTCCTGAAGGACTTGCAGTGGCCGGGCCGGTTTATGCCGCAACGGGTTCAAAACGTACTGCCGTCTTCTGGGCGGGGATTTCCGGGATGGCCGAAATTCTCGGCGGTGTGCTGGCGTGGCTGATCCTTGGAAGCCTCGTCTCCCCTGTCGTGATGGCGGCGATTATGGCTGCCGTGGCCGGGATTATGGTTGCGCTCTCCGTAGATGAGCTGATGCCGCTGGCGAAAGAGATCGATCCTAACAATAATCCCAGCTACGGCGTGCTGTGCGGCATGTCGGTGATGGGGTTAAGCCTGGTGCTGCTGCAAACGGCAGGTATAGGCTGA
- a CDS encoding fimbrial protein: MYMGKKVLLAVAMAAIVSGSAFADDQGSGKIKFKGVVIDAPCSIAPDSVDKEVDLGEVTTAVINANKKSTAVPVDINLENCQLDDPADETDTPVTKVDVTFTSAATDATDTSLMSNTYASGAQNVGVRLLDNNEANITLGSAQTVDLLAGSTTQTLHFKALMEVAQGKTATAGQVEATANYVLMYK; encoded by the coding sequence ATGTATATGGGTAAAAAAGTATTGTTAGCGGTTGCGATGGCTGCCATCGTTTCGGGTTCTGCTTTTGCTGATGACCAGGGTTCCGGCAAAATCAAATTCAAAGGCGTGGTCATTGATGCACCGTGCAGCATTGCACCAGACAGCGTTGATAAAGAAGTGGACCTGGGTGAAGTTACCACTGCCGTGATCAACGCTAACAAAAAGTCTACCGCTGTTCCGGTTGATATCAATCTGGAGAACTGCCAGCTTGACGATCCGGCGGACGAAACGGATACGCCAGTGACCAAAGTTGACGTGACCTTCACCAGCGCAGCAACTGACGCTACTGACACCAGCCTGATGAGCAACACCTATGCAAGCGGTGCTCAGAACGTCGGTGTTCGTCTGCTGGACAACAACGAAGCCAACATCACCCTGGGTTCGGCTCAAACGGTCGATCTGCTGGCGGGTTCCACCACTCAGACTCTGCACTTCAAAGCATTAATGGAAGTTGCTCAGGGTAAAACTGCCACAGCGGGTCAGGTTGAAGCGACTGCCAACTATGTGCTGATGTACAAATAA
- a CDS encoding fimbria/pilus outer membrane usher protein: protein MTYKLQSKIIIASLLMTKIASATEFNINAIDKDQRSSVDLSLFKNEIAVTPGSYFVTVSINDTPLANGWQLSWKEVNNTVQVCIPPELADTFALKEEVRDALPEKEGCVDFSSRPDITFNFEQATQTLKVTVPQAWLQYRAADWMPPATWDNGVPGVILDYNLFASHYQPSDGSSTNNANTYGTAGANMGAWRLRSDYQYSQTHTDAGSDHDGRFSRVYMFRPLPSLGAKLTLGETDFQSSIFDAFTYTGASLISDERMLPWSLRGYAPQITGIAQTNATVTVSLSDRVIYQSKVPPGPFVIQDLNQSVQGTLDVKVTEEDGRVSTFQVSAESVPFLTRKGQVRYKLAAGKARKDASHDVEDTGFMSGEFSWGMLSNTSLYGGTLADGDHYRSIAAGVGQNMAHLGALSFDVTQATSQLPFQDSQTGYSYRFNYSKRFDTTGSQLTLASYRYSDRKFLSYARFLDYDDNDRQTEKQTLSVTASQYISSLSLNLYVNVLRQTWWNEAPSTTGSITAGYNFDLGRWKNLGVTLSWSKTHYEDEDDDTQFYLSLSVPIDPDHRLSYDLHNSDSLSQNVSWYDTSDRNNTWGVSAGTESEHADAGAQMSGNYQHYSPFGDLNISGSYKADEYNSLSASWNGSFTSTAKGAALHRRSYGNEPRVMVSTDGVGNIPLNMSRDETNRFGIGVLPSVSSYSPASVQVNLDNLPDGVDVDNRITTTTWTEGAIGYRQIATRAGNDIAGIIRTPAGTPPLGAIVHLLESDQQIGMVADEGHVWLGAVEPEQQFRVTWGDNQQCRFSLPSHLENSMQLILPCQ from the coding sequence ATGACATATAAATTACAATCTAAAATCATCATTGCGTCCCTGTTAATGACGAAGATTGCCTCTGCCACCGAGTTTAATATCAATGCCATTGATAAAGACCAGCGGAGCAGCGTTGACCTCTCCCTTTTTAAAAATGAAATAGCGGTTACCCCTGGCAGCTATTTTGTTACCGTATCAATTAACGACACACCGCTGGCTAACGGCTGGCAGCTTAGCTGGAAAGAGGTAAATAATACGGTACAGGTGTGTATTCCTCCTGAACTGGCGGATACGTTTGCCCTGAAAGAGGAAGTCCGCGACGCCTTACCCGAAAAAGAAGGATGCGTCGACTTTTCCTCCAGACCGGATATCACCTTTAATTTTGAACAAGCGACCCAGACGCTGAAGGTCACCGTACCCCAGGCATGGTTGCAGTACCGCGCCGCCGACTGGATGCCACCCGCAACGTGGGACAATGGCGTACCGGGCGTGATTCTGGATTACAACCTGTTCGCCAGCCACTATCAGCCCAGCGACGGCAGCAGCACCAACAACGCCAACACCTATGGCACGGCGGGCGCGAATATGGGCGCATGGCGCCTGCGCAGTGATTATCAGTACAGCCAAACGCATACCGATGCAGGTTCGGATCATGACGGACGCTTTTCGCGCGTCTACATGTTCCGCCCTCTTCCTTCGCTTGGTGCTAAGCTGACGCTGGGTGAAACGGACTTCCAGTCCTCAATCTTTGACGCTTTTACCTATACCGGCGCCTCCCTGATCAGCGATGAGCGCATGCTCCCCTGGTCGCTGCGTGGCTATGCGCCACAAATTACCGGTATCGCGCAAACCAACGCGACCGTCACCGTCAGCCTGTCCGATCGCGTAATTTATCAAAGCAAAGTCCCGCCTGGCCCCTTTGTTATTCAGGATCTTAACCAGTCCGTTCAGGGAACGCTGGACGTAAAAGTGACGGAGGAAGACGGGCGCGTCAGCACCTTCCAGGTCTCGGCGGAATCGGTGCCTTTTTTAACGCGTAAAGGGCAGGTTCGCTACAAGCTGGCGGCGGGTAAAGCGCGTAAAGACGCCTCTCATGACGTCGAAGACACCGGTTTTATGAGCGGTGAATTCTCATGGGGAATGCTGTCAAACACCTCGCTCTATGGCGGGACGCTTGCCGACGGGGATCATTACCGTTCCATTGCCGCCGGGGTCGGGCAAAATATGGCGCATCTGGGTGCCCTCTCTTTTGACGTCACGCAGGCCACCAGCCAGCTCCCCTTCCAGGATAGCCAGACGGGTTACAGCTACCGTTTTAACTACAGTAAGCGTTTCGATACCACCGGCAGCCAGCTTACGCTTGCCAGCTACCGCTACTCCGATCGGAAATTCCTGAGCTATGCCCGCTTCCTTGATTATGACGACAACGATCGTCAGACAGAAAAGCAGACGCTGAGCGTAACCGCCAGCCAGTACATCAGCTCGTTATCGCTCAACCTCTACGTCAACGTACTGCGTCAGACCTGGTGGAACGAAGCCCCGTCCACGACCGGAAGCATTACCGCAGGCTATAACTTTGATCTGGGGCGCTGGAAAAACCTCGGCGTCACCCTCTCCTGGAGCAAGACGCATTACGAAGATGAAGACGACGATACGCAGTTTTATCTTTCCCTGAGCGTACCGATCGATCCGGATCATCGCCTCAGTTACGATCTGCACAACAGCGATAGCCTGAGCCAAAATGTCTCCTGGTACGACACGTCCGATCGCAATAATACCTGGGGCGTCTCCGCGGGGACGGAGAGTGAACACGCGGACGCGGGCGCACAGATGAGCGGCAACTATCAGCATTATTCACCGTTTGGCGATCTGAATATCTCCGGAAGTTATAAAGCTGATGAATATAACTCCCTGAGCGCCAGCTGGAATGGCTCGTTTACCTCAACGGCCAAAGGCGCGGCGCTGCACCGTCGCAGCTACGGAAACGAACCGCGCGTGATGGTCAGCACCGACGGCGTCGGCAACATTCCGCTGAACATGTCGCGGGATGAAACCAACCGCTTTGGTATCGGCGTTTTACCGTCGGTTTCCAGTTACTCTCCCGCCAGCGTACAGGTCAATCTGGATAACCTGCCTGACGGCGTCGATGTGGACAACCGCATCACGACCACCACCTGGACCGAGGGGGCGATTGGCTACCGCCAGATTGCCACGCGCGCTGGCAACGATATTGCCGGCATTATCCGTACGCCAGCCGGCACTCCGCCGCTGGGCGCGATTGTTCACCTGCTGGAAAGTGACCAGCAAATCGGCATGGTCGCCGACGAAGGCCACGTCTGGCTGGGAGCAGTCGAGCCTGAACAACAATTCCGGGTAACGTGGGGTGACAATCAGCAGTGTCGCTTCTCGCTGCCTTCACACCTTGAAAACAGTATGCAGTTGATACTGCCATGCCAGTAA
- a CDS encoding fimbrial biogenesis chaperone gives MKLTSFTSLCLMLIGTAFTTHAAVNLDRTRIVFPESDKASSLKIDNQSKTLPYLALSWIEDENGRKEDSHFMALPPIQRLEAGASSQVRIVKQAATARLPKDRESLFYFNLREVPPKSSSASEERSVMQVAMQSRIKLFWRPKAIAKKAGDQAEMRMEVTANAKGLTVHNPTPYYITLAWLSKNAKTMLPGFDSLMIAPFATATTSTGDYHGNYYSIGYIDDYGALKKVDAQCSGTAKCTLSEHKVDKDAQAR, from the coding sequence ATGAAACTGACCTCATTCACTAGCCTGTGCCTGATGTTAATCGGCACCGCATTTACCACCCACGCCGCCGTTAACCTGGACCGCACCCGCATTGTGTTTCCGGAAAGCGATAAGGCCAGCAGCCTCAAGATTGATAACCAGAGCAAAACGTTGCCTTATCTGGCGCTCTCCTGGATAGAAGATGAAAACGGACGCAAGGAGGACAGCCATTTTATGGCGCTTCCGCCGATTCAACGTCTTGAAGCGGGCGCCTCGTCTCAGGTCCGGATTGTGAAGCAGGCCGCGACCGCCCGGTTGCCGAAAGACCGGGAATCGCTGTTTTATTTCAACCTGCGCGAGGTGCCGCCGAAAAGTTCCAGCGCGAGCGAGGAACGCAGCGTCATGCAGGTCGCGATGCAGAGCAGGATCAAACTGTTCTGGCGTCCCAAAGCGATCGCCAAAAAGGCAGGCGATCAGGCAGAAATGCGTATGGAAGTCACCGCAAACGCGAAAGGGCTCACCGTGCATAACCCTACGCCTTATTACATCACGCTGGCGTGGCTGAGCAAAAATGCGAAAACCATGCTGCCCGGTTTTGACAGCCTGATGATCGCCCCGTTTGCGACGGCGACAACCTCTACCGGTGACTATCATGGCAACTACTACAGCATTGGCTACATTGATGATTACGGTGCGCTGAAAAAGGTCGACGCGCAATGTTCAGGTACGGCGAAATGTACGCTCAGCGAGCATAAGGTCGATAAAGATGCGCAAGCTCGCTAA
- a CDS encoding fimbrial protein: MRKLANLLFLLLISALPVREALALDCYLGASGGPVEETKTISPFAIPSNAQVGQKIWESDDIKIPVTCDHNVNGGFEPEDVFAWVNPYPAATDPYYELGVTYEGVDYDATGQPNGVDTRQCLDNKNILIYTPDQIRQMGWENLICSGNPDDVHTTRTFIARFRLFVKIKAIPPHGYVSSLGDYIVVQFDGKGGVNQMADAKNLKYHINGLQNITVLDCGATFSIYPENQEIDFGTFSARDIVNQKTRVREFTVKTTKVQDAQCSDGFKMDSSFYTNEKLSADDTALLIGNGLKLRILNGTDPFTFNHYQEYADFTGSTLQYEQKYTAELSWDEGKAIQSGPFETVVLFKINYH; this comes from the coding sequence ATGCGCAAGCTCGCTAATCTGCTGTTCCTGCTGCTGATATCCGCTCTGCCCGTAAGAGAAGCGCTGGCGCTGGACTGCTATCTTGGTGCTTCAGGCGGGCCGGTTGAAGAGACAAAAACCATCTCGCCCTTTGCTATCCCCAGCAACGCGCAGGTGGGGCAGAAAATCTGGGAATCAGATGACATTAAAATCCCGGTCACCTGCGATCACAACGTCAACGGCGGCTTTGAGCCGGAAGACGTATTCGCCTGGGTTAACCCTTATCCTGCCGCAACGGACCCTTACTATGAGCTTGGCGTAACCTACGAAGGGGTGGATTACGATGCCACGGGCCAGCCGAATGGCGTGGACACCCGCCAGTGTCTTGATAACAAGAATATCCTCATCTATACCCCGGATCAGATACGGCAGATGGGCTGGGAAAACCTGATCTGCTCCGGTAACCCGGATGACGTCCATACGACACGCACGTTTATTGCCCGCTTTCGCCTGTTTGTAAAAATTAAGGCGATTCCGCCTCACGGCTACGTGAGTTCGCTCGGCGATTACATCGTGGTGCAGTTTGACGGTAAAGGCGGGGTCAACCAGATGGCCGACGCGAAAAACCTGAAGTATCACATCAACGGCTTGCAAAACATTACCGTTCTGGACTGCGGGGCAACCTTCAGCATCTACCCTGAAAACCAGGAGATCGATTTTGGCACCTTCAGCGCTCGCGACATTGTGAACCAGAAAACGCGCGTTCGTGAATTTACGGTTAAAACCACCAAGGTGCAGGACGCGCAGTGCTCTGATGGATTCAAAATGGACTCGTCATTCTACACGAACGAAAAGCTCAGCGCTGACGATACGGCGCTGTTGATTGGCAACGGGCTAAAACTGCGTATTCTGAACGGAACGGATCCGTTTACCTTCAACCACTATCAGGAGTATGCCGACTTCACCGGGAGTACGTTGCAGTATGAGCAAAAGTACACGGCAGAGCTGTCGTGGGATGAGGGAAAAGCGATCCAGTCCGGACCGTTTGAAACCGTGGTGCTGTTTAAAATTAACTACCACTAG